A genomic window from Candidatus Endomicrobium procryptotermitis includes:
- a CDS encoding 2-oxoacid:acceptor oxidoreductase family protein has protein sequence MSAKMIEVRWHGRGGQGAKTAALLFAEAVLATGKYIQAFPEYGPERMGAPVQSFNRISEDAITIHSGITNPQYVVILDPSLMDCVDVTDGIGKTGKVIVNTTFGVEEIAKLLVVDKSQVYVVNASHIALETIGKNIPNTPMLGALVKVIGNLDIDSVLEDTKKKLTAKFRHKPEVIEGNLASIKRAYDEVKSA, from the coding sequence ATGTCAGCAAAAATGATTGAAGTTCGTTGGCATGGACGCGGTGGTCAGGGAGCAAAAACAGCCGCTCTTTTATTTGCCGAAGCAGTTTTGGCAACAGGCAAATATATTCAGGCATTTCCTGAATATGGACCGGAAAGAATGGGGGCGCCGGTGCAATCTTTTAACAGAATAAGCGAAGATGCAATAACGATACACTCTGGAATAACAAATCCTCAATACGTAGTAATTTTAGATCCGTCCCTTATGGACTGTGTCGATGTTACCGATGGAATTGGAAAAACCGGCAAAGTGATAGTAAACACGACTTTCGGCGTCGAAGAAATAGCCAAATTGCTCGTCGTTGACAAATCACAGGTTTATGTTGTCAACGCAAGCCATATAGCTCTTGAAACCATAGGCAAAAATATTCCGAACACCCCTATGCTCGGCGCTTTGGTAAAAGTTATAGGAAATTTGGATATCGACAGCGTTCTTGAAGATACAAAAAAGAAGCTTACCGCTAAGTTCCGTCATAAACCAGAAGTTATCGAAGGAAATCTTGCG
- the recR gene encoding recombination mediator RecR, whose translation MNRPQPIERMVEIIKRLPGIGPKMAERLSYHILKMPQTEIDRLVDSILKARKTIKYCSSCFNLSESDPCPICSDPARERNIICVVETPQDLIAVSKAKDYKGLYFVLGGALSPLDAVGHDDIRVDNLLKRLKSDNISEVILATDTDSKGETTALYLAEIIKPMGITVTRLGYGLPVGGDIEYADELTISRAISGRKEM comes from the coding sequence ATGAACAGACCTCAGCCTATAGAAAGAATGGTGGAAATAATAAAAAGACTGCCTGGCATAGGTCCTAAGATGGCGGAACGGCTAAGCTACCATATACTGAAAATGCCTCAGACCGAAATTGATAGGTTGGTTGATTCCATACTCAAAGCAAGGAAAACAATAAAATATTGCAGCAGTTGTTTCAATCTCAGCGAAAGCGATCCGTGTCCGATATGTTCAGATCCAGCAAGAGAACGCAATATAATATGCGTGGTTGAAACTCCGCAAGATTTAATAGCCGTAAGTAAAGCTAAAGATTATAAAGGGTTATATTTTGTGCTTGGCGGTGCTCTTTCTCCGCTTGACGCTGTAGGTCATGATGATATAAGAGTTGATAATTTGCTAAAAAGATTAAAAAGTGATAATATTAGCGAAGTAATACTTGCGACGGATACGGATTCAAAAGGCGAAACCACCGCATTATATCTTGCCGAAATTATTAAACCTATGGGAATTACAGTTACGAGGCTCGGCTACGGTTTACCTGTTGGCGGTGATATTGAATACGCTGACGAACTTACCATTTCCCGCGCAATTTCCGGAAGAAAAGAAATGTAA